The Colletes latitarsis isolate SP2378_abdomen chromosome 14, iyColLati1, whole genome shotgun sequence genome has a segment encoding these proteins:
- the Su(h) gene encoding recombining binding protein suppressor of hairless — MPHQFGLPTMAHGMQSPPSPTSVMSVYPRFGSGVYRPDHQDQRLTREAMERYLRDRSDMVIVILHAKVAQKSYGNEKRFFCPPPCIYLFGDGWRMRQEQMLREGESEQSAQLCAFIGIGNSDQDMQQLDLNNGKQYCAAKTLYISDSDKRKHFMLSVKMFYGSGHDIGVFHSKRIKVISKPSKKKQSLKNADLCIASGTKVALFNRLRSQTVSTRYLHVENGNFHASSTQWGAFTIHLLDDNESESEEFQVRDGYVHYGSTVKLVCSVTGMALPRLVIRKVDKQMASLEADDPVSQLHKCAFYMKDTDHMYLCLSQERIIQFQATPCPKEANKEMINDGACWTIISTDKAEYQFFEGMGPVRSPVTPVPLVHSLHLNGGGDVAMLELTGDNFTPNLQVWFGDVEAETMYRCQESMLCVVPDISQFRGEWLWVRQPTQVPVSLVRNDGIIYATGLTFTYTPEPGPRPHCPPADEIMRAPRSMHNQASMPPAIADVPWNTHQPPQPGL; from the coding sequence ATGCCACACCAGTTTGGGTTGCCTACGATGGCGCATGGAATGCAATCACCTCCTTCCCCAACTTCGGTCATGTCGGTTTATCCTCGGTTTGGATCCGGTGTCTACAGACCCGACCACCAAGATCAAAGGTTGACGCGGGAAGCAATGGAGCGTTACTTGCGCGACAGAAGCGACATGGTCATCGTGATCCTTCACGCGAAGGTCGCGCAAAAGTCGTACGGTAACGAGAAACGGTTCTTCTGTCCTCCGCCGTGTATTTATTTGTTCGGCGACGGTTGGAGGATGCGGCAAGAACAGATGCTTCGCGAGGGAGAGAGCGAGCAATCCGCGCAGCTCTGCGCGTTCATCGGGATCGGTAACTCGGACCAGGACATGCAACAGCTGGACCTGAACAACGGGAAACAGTATTGCGCGGCAAAGACGTTGTACATATCCGACTCGGACAAACGGAAACACTTTATGCTCTCGGTGAAAATGTTTTACGGTAGCGGTCACGATATAGGCGTGTTTCACAGTAAAAGGATCAAAGTGATCTCGAAACCGTCGAAGAAGAAGCAATCGTTAAAGAACGCCGATCTGTGTATAGCGAGCGGCACGAAGGTGGCGCTGTTCAATCGGTTGCGATCACAGACGGTGAGCACGCGTTACCTTCACGTGGAGAACGGAAACTTCCACGCGAGTTCCACGCAATGGGGCGCGTTCACGATACACCTGCTGGACGACAACGAGAGCGAGTCGGAGGAGTTTCAAGTGCGGGACGGTTACGTGCATTACGGCAGTACGGTGAAATTGGTATGCTCCGTAACGGGAATGGCGTTGCCGCGGTTAGTAATCCGTAAGGTGGACAAACAGATGGCCAGTCTGGAGGCTGACGATCCCGTTTCGCAGCTGCACAAATGCGCCTTCTACATGAAGGACACGGATCACATGTACCTCTGTCTGTCCCAAGAACGCATAATACAATTCCAGGCCACGCCGTGCCCGAAGGAGGCGAACAAAGAGATGATAAACGACGGTGCTTGCTGGACGATAATCAGCACCGACAAGGCCGAGTATCAGTTCTTCGAGGGCATGGGGCCGGTCAGGTCGCCGGTCACGCCCGTGCCCCTCGTTCATAGCTTGCACTTGAACGGCGGCGGCGACGTGGCCATGCTGGAACTGACCGGCGACAATTTCACGCCGAATCTTCAGGTGTGGTTCGGCGACGTGGAGGCCGAGACTATGTACAGATGCCAGGAGAGCATGCTTTGCGTGGTCCCCGACATATCGCAGTTCAGAGGCGAGTGGCTATGGGTCAGGCAACCGACGCAAGTGCCCGTCTCGTTGGTACGCAACGACGGTATCATTTACGCGACCGGTTTGACGTTCACCTACACCCCGGAGCCAGGACCCCGACCCCACTGTCCGCCGGCCGACGAGATCATGAGAGCCCCGCGCTCCATGCACAATCAAGCCAGCATGCCGCCCGCGATCGCCGACGTACCCTGGAACACGCATCAACCGCCCCAGCCGGGTCTCTGA